Proteins from one Staphylococcus sp. IVB6214 genomic window:
- a CDS encoding DUF1648 domain-containing protein yields MKKVNLFIPVLWLGAVIYLTDVYGNIPSQIGTHYGAHGMPDQYGAKSSLWSLPLIFMLIWTIITIMVRYLPKIERNLKGKNERNTATLGTEMITTLFMIEVGVWLLFVTNVYYLSHGKSYLPPYLLTAVLIVLLVYIIGLFLKRLIRTRNLKRD; encoded by the coding sequence ATGAAAAAAGTTAATTTATTCATACCTGTACTATGGTTAGGAGCTGTGATTTATTTAACAGACGTTTACGGGAATATCCCAAGTCAAATTGGAACACATTACGGTGCGCATGGGATGCCTGATCAGTATGGGGCAAAGTCATCGTTATGGAGTCTTCCACTGATTTTTATGTTGATTTGGACAATTATTACGATAATGGTGCGCTATCTTCCTAAAATAGAACGCAACCTTAAAGGAAAGAATGAAAGGAACACAGCAACACTTGGGACAGAGATGATTACCACTTTATTCATGATTGAAGTGGGTGTATGGCTACTCTTTGTGACGAATGTTTATTATTTATCACACGGTAAGAGTTACTTACCACCATATTTATTAACAGCTGTGCTCATTGTATTGTTAGTCTATATCATTGGTTTATTTTTGAAGCGTCTCATTCGTACAAGAAATTTAAAAAGAGACTGA
- a CDS encoding YIP1 family protein: MDFFKPLHIESFEKQRSEPKVGIKFLILLIILAASTVVSGFALDFNALTAEQSNIQGVDSEQLATYTKYFSLIGIVIGALFALGFMFLVLFIIDKISKSETRPKSIFASLLLRVIIIQLIQLVAITIQWIVGIDATQYSITSLNVFDPDNDALRAISLTTLVSAWLFGVTLHSTMHINKRWSLILTFIYLLLFMGLPLIFALI; the protein is encoded by the coding sequence ATGGATTTTTTTAAACCATTACATATTGAAAGTTTTGAAAAGCAACGTTCCGAACCTAAAGTAGGAATCAAATTTTTAATCCTTCTTATCATTCTCGCAGCGAGCACAGTCGTTTCTGGATTTGCGCTGGATTTCAACGCACTCACTGCAGAACAAAGTAACATACAAGGTGTTGATTCCGAACAACTTGCAACCTATACAAAATACTTTTCCTTAATTGGCATTGTCATCGGTGCACTTTTCGCACTTGGCTTTATGTTCCTTGTCTTATTCATTATTGATAAAATTTCCAAATCTGAAACGCGTCCGAAGAGTATTTTCGCTTCCCTTCTTTTACGTGTCATCATTATTCAACTGATTCAGCTTGTCGCAATTACCATTCAATGGATAGTTGGGATAGATGCGACGCAGTATTCAATCACTTCATTGAATGTCTTTGATCCTGATAATGACGCTTTACGTGCAATCAGCCTGACAACTCTTGTTTCTGCATGGTTGTTTGGCGTAACACTTCATTCAACAATGCATATCAATAAGCGTTGGTCATTGATTTTAACATTCATTTATCTTCTTTTATTTATGGGACTACCACTTATTTTTGCACTCATTTAA
- a CDS encoding fructosamine kinase family protein, with translation MKQQWYEQLPLEDIKTITPVSGGDVNQAYRVETAKDVYFLLVQSQQPSEFYAAEIAGLNAFEQANITAPQVIANGCIEGDAYLLLSYLEEGVIGSQEALGRCVAHLHQVKSPNNQFGFDLPYHGSAISFDNQWRATWHDLFLQQRIQPLVQRIEAEGLWTEHDSVQFEQVYNLMSQTLKVHESEPSLLHGDLWAGNYMFLTDGTPALFDPSPLYGDREFDLGATKVFGGFSPDFYRAYHQAYPLKEGATFRIQFYELYLLLVHLVKFGTIYLPTVREKMEGIINEKS, from the coding sequence ATGAAACAGCAATGGTATGAACAATTGCCGCTTGAAGATATCAAAACAATTACGCCAGTCAGTGGGGGTGATGTGAATCAAGCATACCGTGTTGAAACTGCGAAGGATGTATATTTTTTACTTGTACAATCACAACAACCGTCAGAATTTTATGCGGCAGAAATTGCAGGATTAAATGCTTTTGAACAGGCGAACATTACAGCACCACAAGTTATCGCAAATGGTTGCATCGAAGGGGATGCGTATTTATTGTTAAGCTATTTGGAAGAAGGGGTGATAGGAAGCCAAGAAGCATTGGGGCGTTGCGTGGCACACCTTCATCAAGTTAAGAGTCCAAATAATCAGTTTGGTTTTGATTTGCCGTATCATGGCAGTGCCATCAGCTTCGACAATCAGTGGCGAGCCACTTGGCATGACTTGTTTCTTCAGCAACGCATACAGCCACTCGTTCAGCGCATTGAAGCAGAAGGTCTATGGACGGAGCACGACTCTGTACAATTTGAACAGGTGTACAACCTAATGAGTCAGACGTTAAAAGTACATGAGAGTGAGCCATCGTTGCTACATGGCGATCTCTGGGCGGGGAATTACATGTTTTTAACAGATGGAACACCTGCGCTTTTTGATCCGTCTCCACTGTATGGAGATCGCGAGTTTGATTTAGGTGCGACCAAGGTGTTCGGTGGATTTTCGCCAGATTTTTATCGTGCTTATCATCAGGCTTATCCATTGAAAGAAGGAGCAACATTCCGCATACAATTTTACGAACTTTATCTGCTACTCGTCCATCTTGTAAAATTTGGGACGATTTATCTACCTACTGTAAGAGAAAAAATGGAGGGGATTATCAATGAAAAAAGTTAA